In Paenibacillus sp. FSL R7-0345, a single window of DNA contains:
- a CDS encoding iron-containing alcohol dehydrogenase encodes MPKNVFAGQHALEQLGAILTADIKKAVIFTDKGVLNAGLTGIPEQILADKGIAYSIISEIPAEPSYLQAQEIVDRFKNEHADFIIAVGGGSVMDVAKLASILATDAYTVKDLLDNPLLAQKQVLSLMIPTTAGTGSEATPNSIVAVPEQELKVGIVNPAMIADYVILDGRLIKKLPKHIAAATGVDALCHAIECFTSAKANPFSDTFALEALDLIMNNVIEACTNPEALEAKNKMLLGSFYAGVAITSSGTTAVHALSYPLGGKYHIPHGVSNAILLTPVMRFNEPAIQEQLARAYDRVVRGGNHELSTAEKSRFIISELERIVDVLEIPTSLKSFNVPESDLEGLVEAGMQVTRLLVNNMREVTPDDARNIYREVL; translated from the coding sequence ATGCCTAAAAATGTTTTCGCAGGCCAGCATGCACTGGAGCAGCTGGGAGCCATCCTGACAGCGGATATTAAGAAAGCCGTTATTTTTACAGACAAGGGTGTACTGAATGCCGGCTTAACAGGGATTCCGGAGCAGATTCTTGCAGACAAAGGGATTGCATACAGCATCATTTCTGAAATTCCTGCAGAGCCAAGCTATCTTCAGGCACAAGAGATCGTAGACCGGTTCAAAAACGAGCATGCTGATTTCATTATTGCAGTCGGCGGCGGCAGTGTAATGGATGTAGCCAAGCTCGCTTCCATTTTGGCAACAGATGCCTACACCGTGAAGGATCTGCTGGATAACCCGCTGCTTGCCCAAAAGCAGGTGCTGTCCCTGATGATTCCGACCACTGCCGGAACCGGTTCCGAAGCAACTCCAAACAGCATTGTGGCTGTACCGGAGCAAGAGCTGAAGGTCGGGATTGTCAATCCTGCAATGATTGCTGATTATGTCATTCTGGACGGCCGTTTAATTAAAAAATTGCCTAAGCACATCGCAGCAGCAACCGGAGTAGACGCCTTATGCCATGCTATTGAATGCTTTACCTCAGCTAAGGCTAACCCTTTTAGCGATACCTTTGCTCTGGAAGCCCTTGATTTGATTATGAATAATGTTATTGAAGCCTGTACCAATCCGGAAGCGCTTGAAGCGAAAAATAAGATGCTGCTTGGCTCATTCTATGCAGGTGTAGCAATTACTTCTTCAGGTACAACAGCCGTTCATGCGCTCTCTTATCCGCTCGGCGGCAAATATCACATTCCGCACGGGGTTTCAAATGCCATCCTGCTGACACCTGTAATGCGTTTTAATGAGCCGGCTATTCAGGAACAATTAGCACGAGCATATGACCGTGTAGTAAGAGGCGGTAACCATGAGCTGTCTACAGCTGAAAAATCCAGATTTATCATTTCTGAGCTTGAGAGGATTGTGGATGTTCTGGAGATTCCAACCAGCCTGAAGTCATTTAATGTACCGGAAAGTGATCTGGAGGGACTGGTTGAAGCCGGGATGCAGGTGACACGTCTCCTTGTTAACAATATGCGCGAAGTGACACCGGATGATGCAAGAAACATTTACAGGGAAGTACTATAG